Proteins encoded by one window of Phytohabitans houttuyneae:
- a CDS encoding G5 domain-containing protein, producing the protein MRVQKVLIRVAAAVCVAGLSFACAPADREQVAAETDVTAVEETPSAEPTPTAEATPTPTPTPEVTPTPAVEVKTVTVTQAVPFRRTTVKDSTLTEGTRRVRTKGVAGVKTLTYEVTYTDGKETARKLVSQAVTKQPVTEVVVVGTKKKAPTRQCDPNYSGCVPIASDVDCAGGSGNGPAYVSGPIRVTGSDIYGLDSDDDGIACE; encoded by the coding sequence ATGAGGGTGCAAAAGGTACTCATCCGCGTCGCGGCGGCCGTCTGCGTCGCGGGCCTGTCGTTCGCGTGCGCGCCGGCCGACAGGGAGCAGGTCGCGGCCGAGACGGACGTGACCGCCGTCGAGGAGACGCCGAGCGCCGAGCCGACGCCCACGGCCGAGGCGACGCCGACGCCGACGCCGACGCCGGAGGTCACGCCCACGCCGGCCGTCGAGGTCAAGACGGTCACCGTCACGCAGGCGGTCCCGTTCAGGCGGACCACGGTCAAGGACTCCACCCTCACCGAGGGCACCCGCAGGGTACGGACCAAGGGCGTGGCCGGCGTGAAGACGCTGACCTACGAGGTGACGTACACGGACGGGAAGGAGACCGCGCGCAAGCTGGTCAGCCAGGCCGTCACCAAGCAGCCGGTCACCGAGGTGGTCGTCGTCGGCACGAAGAAGAAGGCGCCGACCCGGCAGTGCGACCCCAACTACAGCGGCTGTGTCCCGATCGCCAGCGACGTCGACTGCGCCGGCGGCAGCGGAAACGGTCCGGCCTACGTCAGCGGACCCATCCGGGTGACCGGCAGCGACATCTATGGCCTGGACAGCGACGACGACGGCATCGCCTGCGAATAA
- the cbiE gene encoding precorrin-6y C5,15-methyltransferase (decarboxylating) subunit CbiE, translating to MPDASVVGIGADGWSGLSPAAQAAVRAADVILGSHRQLDLVPESCAAERVPWPTPLMPALPALLEAHRGRRVCVLASGDPMHHGIGAAIVRLLGAERVTVLPHASSMSLACARLGWAMEEVEVVGLVGRPPELLHAYITPGRRLLVLGAGAATVAGILTKMGYEQSRLTLLGQLGGPAERVTRGTPLSAWAAADPLSIVAVECVGSGFLPQVPGLPDDAYVHDGQLTKREVRAITLSRLAPAPGHLLWDVGAGAGSIAIEWMRTHRACRAVAVEADLARAARVRTNAAALGVPHLSIVEGRAPAALAGLPDPDAVFVGGGVTEAGMLEACWSALSPGGRLVANAVTLESEAVLAAWHARLGGDLTRVEVSRAGAVGGFTAWRPALPVVQWSAVHP from the coding sequence ATGCCTGACGCGTCCGTCGTCGGCATCGGCGCCGACGGCTGGTCCGGCCTGTCGCCCGCCGCCCAGGCCGCGGTGCGGGCCGCCGACGTCATCCTCGGCAGCCACCGCCAGCTCGACCTGGTCCCCGAGTCGTGCGCCGCCGAGCGCGTCCCCTGGCCCACCCCGCTCATGCCCGCCCTGCCCGCCCTGCTGGAGGCGCACCGCGGCCGGCGCGTCTGCGTCCTGGCCAGCGGCGACCCCATGCACCACGGCATCGGCGCGGCGATCGTCCGCCTCCTCGGCGCCGAACGGGTCACCGTGCTCCCGCACGCCTCGTCGATGTCGCTGGCCTGCGCGCGCCTCGGCTGGGCGATGGAGGAGGTCGAGGTGGTCGGCCTGGTCGGCCGCCCGCCCGAGCTGCTGCACGCATACATCACCCCGGGCCGCCGCCTGCTGGTCCTGGGGGCGGGCGCGGCCACCGTCGCGGGCATCCTCACCAAGATGGGGTACGAGCAGAGTCGGTTGACGCTCCTCGGACAGCTGGGCGGCCCCGCCGAGCGGGTCACCCGCGGCACGCCGCTCTCGGCCTGGGCGGCCGCCGACCCACTGTCCATCGTGGCGGTCGAGTGTGTGGGATCCGGCTTCCTGCCGCAAGTGCCCGGCCTTCCCGACGACGCGTACGTCCACGATGGACAGTTGACGAAGCGCGAGGTGCGCGCCATCACGCTGTCACGTCTCGCGCCGGCACCCGGCCACCTGCTGTGGGACGTCGGCGCCGGCGCGGGCAGCATCGCGATCGAGTGGATGCGCACCCACCGCGCCTGCCGCGCCGTGGCCGTCGAGGCCGACCTGGCACGCGCGGCCCGCGTCCGCACGAACGCGGCGGCGCTCGGCGTACCCCATCTGTCCATCGTGGAGGGCCGCGCACCCGCCGCACTGGCCGGCCTCCCGGACCCGGACGCGGTCTTCGTCGGCGGCGGCGTCACCGAAGCGGGCATGCTCGAAGCCTGCTGGTCGGCCCTCTCCCCCGGCGGCCGCCTGGTCGCGAACGCGGTGACCCTGGAGTCCGAGGCGGTCCTCGCGGCGTGGCACGCCAGGCTCGGCGGCGACCTCACCCGCGTCGAGGTGAGCCGCGCCGGCGCGGTGGGCGGCTTCACCGCGTGGCGCCCGGCCCTGCCCGTCGTCCAGTGGTCGGCGGTCCACCCGTGA
- a CDS encoding precorrin-2 C(20)-methyltransferase, whose translation MGAGRLYGVGLGPGDPELVTVKAARLVERADVVAYHSARHGRSIARTVAEPYLRDGQVEEALVYPVTTETTAHPGGYRAAIDEFYAECAARLAAHLDAGRDVVVLCEGDPFFYGSYMHLHKRLSHRYTTEVVPGVTSVSGASAVLGRPLVERDEVLTVLPGTLPPEELARRLDGSGPAAILKLGRTFPAVREALATAGRLDEAWYVERATTGRQRTVPLSGVDPESVPYFSLAVLPSGVAAARVPEPAARSGPGEVSVVGLGPAGRDWTTPEAQAVLGAADDLVGYGPYLDRVPPNPRQRRHASGNTEEAARAEYALDLAVAGSRVAVVSSGDPGVFAMASAVIEVAAQPRYAEVPVRVVPGLTAAQAVASRVGAPLGHDYCVLSLSDRLKPWDVIVERLDAAAGTDLVIAIYNPASRTRTWQVEKARDVLLKHRAPDTPVVVGRDVGGPEELVRVVRLADLDPSTVDMRCLLIVGSSTTRQGSGGAVFTPRRYP comes from the coding sequence ATGGGTGCGGGGCGGCTGTACGGCGTGGGGCTCGGGCCGGGCGACCCCGAGCTGGTGACGGTGAAGGCCGCCCGGCTGGTGGAGCGGGCCGACGTGGTCGCGTACCACAGCGCCCGCCACGGCCGCAGCATCGCGCGGACGGTCGCGGAGCCGTACCTGCGCGACGGGCAGGTCGAGGAGGCGCTTGTCTACCCGGTGACGACCGAGACGACCGCGCACCCGGGCGGCTACCGCGCCGCGATCGACGAGTTCTACGCCGAGTGCGCCGCGCGCCTCGCCGCACACCTCGACGCCGGTCGGGACGTGGTGGTGCTGTGTGAGGGCGACCCGTTCTTCTACGGCTCGTACATGCACCTCCACAAGCGACTGTCGCACCGGTACACGACGGAGGTGGTGCCCGGCGTCACCTCGGTCAGCGGCGCGTCGGCGGTGCTGGGGCGCCCGCTCGTGGAGCGCGACGAGGTGCTCACCGTGCTGCCCGGCACCCTGCCGCCGGAGGAGCTGGCCCGCCGCCTGGACGGCTCCGGGCCGGCGGCGATCCTCAAGCTGGGCCGCACGTTTCCGGCGGTGCGCGAGGCGCTGGCCACGGCGGGCCGGCTGGACGAGGCGTGGTACGTCGAGCGCGCCACCACCGGCCGCCAGCGCACGGTCCCACTGTCCGGTGTGGATCCCGAGTCCGTGCCGTACTTTTCGCTCGCGGTACTGCCCAGCGGGGTGGCGGCCGCACGCGTGCCCGAGCCCGCCGCGCGCTCGGGCCCCGGAGAGGTCTCGGTCGTCGGCCTCGGCCCCGCCGGTCGCGACTGGACGACGCCGGAGGCGCAGGCCGTGCTCGGTGCGGCCGACGATCTGGTGGGCTACGGGCCGTACCTCGACCGGGTGCCGCCGAACCCGCGCCAGCGGCGCCACGCCTCAGGCAACACCGAGGAGGCGGCGCGCGCGGAGTACGCGCTCGACCTGGCCGTCGCCGGCTCCCGCGTCGCGGTGGTGTCCTCGGGCGACCCGGGCGTCTTCGCGATGGCGAGCGCGGTGATCGAGGTGGCCGCCCAGCCCAGGTACGCGGAGGTGCCGGTGCGCGTCGTGCCCGGGCTCACCGCCGCGCAGGCCGTGGCGAGCCGGGTCGGCGCGCCGCTCGGCCACGACTACTGCGTGCTGTCCCTTTCGGACCGGCTCAAGCCGTGGGACGTGATCGTCGAGCGGCTCGACGCCGCCGCCGGCACCGACCTCGTCATCGCCATCTACAACCCGGCTTCGCGCACCCGCACCTGGCAGGTGGAGAAGGCCCGCGACGTGCTCCTGAAGCACCGCGCGCCGGACACGCCGGTGGTCGTCGGGCGGGACGTGGGCGGGCCGGAGGAGCTCGTTCGGGTCGTGCGCCTCGCCGACCTCGACCCGTCCACGGTGGACATGCGGTGCCTGCTCATCGTCGGCTCGTCGACGACGCGCCAGGGCAGCGGAGGAGCGGTGTTCACGCCGCGCCGATACCCCTGA
- the cobM gene encoding precorrin-4 C(11)-methyltransferase, which yields MTVHFIGAGPGAADLITVRGRDLIAASAVCLYAGSLVPAALLDACPPGARKVDTANLTLDEILAEMVAAQESGHDVARLHSGDPSIFSAMAEQMRRLDAAGIPYDVTPGVPAFAAAAASLGRELTVPGVGQTVILTRVTGQATPMPPGEDLATLAASRAVLVLHLAVQRVDDVAAALVPHYGRDCPAAVVAYASRADEVILRGTLDTIAGQVADARVTRTAVIVVGRTLTATEFPDSHLYSAARTR from the coding sequence GTGACCGTCCACTTCATCGGCGCGGGCCCGGGGGCGGCGGACCTCATCACCGTGCGCGGCCGCGACCTGATCGCGGCAAGCGCGGTCTGCCTCTACGCCGGCAGCCTCGTCCCCGCCGCCCTGCTCGACGCCTGCCCACCCGGCGCCCGCAAGGTCGACACCGCCAACCTCACGCTCGACGAGATCCTCGCCGAGATGGTCGCGGCGCAGGAGTCCGGGCACGACGTGGCCCGCCTCCACTCCGGCGACCCGTCCATCTTCAGCGCGATGGCCGAGCAGATGCGCCGCCTCGACGCGGCCGGCATCCCCTACGACGTCACCCCGGGCGTCCCCGCCTTCGCCGCCGCGGCCGCGTCCCTGGGCCGCGAGCTCACCGTGCCGGGCGTCGGCCAGACCGTGATCCTCACCCGCGTGACCGGCCAGGCCACCCCGATGCCGCCGGGCGAAGACCTGGCGACGCTGGCCGCGAGCCGCGCGGTGCTGGTGCTCCACCTGGCGGTACAGCGCGTCGACGACGTAGCGGCCGCCCTCGTCCCGCACTACGGCCGAGACTGCCCGGCGGCCGTCGTCGCGTACGCCTCCCGCGCCGACGAGGTCATCCTCCGCGGCACCCTCGACACGATCGCCGGCCAGGTGGCGGACGCCCGGGTCACGCGCACGGCCGTGATCGTGGTCGGCCGCACCCTCACGGCGACGGAGTTCCCGGACAGCCACCTGTACTCGGCGGCGCGTACCCGCTGA
- a CDS encoding cobalt-precorrin-5B (C(1))-methyltransferase, translating into MTLRYGWTTGACATAATTAAYTALLTGAFPDPVEIVLPKGQRPTFALAVEELTAQSATAGVVKDAGDDPDVTHGALVRATVTPGPAGSGVLFRAGSGVGTVTKPGLPLPVGEPAINPVPRRMMRAAVTEVATRLGGTGDAVVEISVDNGEELARRTWNPRLGIVGGLSILGTTGIVVPYSCSAWIDSIRRGIDVARAAGREHVAGCTGSTSERVAAELYGLPEDALLDMGDFVGAVLKHLRRHPVSRLTIAGGIGKLSKLAEGHLDLHSGRSQVDLRAMAETVRAAGGDGELVARVAAANTALEALGHCQAAGLPLGDLIAERARRTAVGVLREAPVTVDVLVIDRAGTVVGRAPV; encoded by the coding sequence GTGACTCTGCGCTACGGCTGGACCACCGGGGCCTGCGCGACCGCGGCGACGACCGCCGCGTACACGGCGCTGCTCACCGGGGCGTTTCCGGACCCGGTGGAGATCGTGCTGCCGAAGGGGCAGCGGCCCACCTTCGCGCTCGCCGTCGAGGAGCTGACCGCGCAGTCAGCGACCGCGGGCGTCGTCAAGGACGCCGGCGACGACCCCGACGTCACGCACGGTGCGCTCGTGCGGGCCACGGTCACGCCCGGGCCCGCCGGCAGCGGCGTGCTCTTCCGGGCCGGGAGCGGCGTCGGCACGGTCACCAAGCCCGGCCTCCCGCTCCCGGTCGGCGAGCCGGCCATCAACCCGGTGCCCCGCCGCATGATGCGCGCCGCGGTCACCGAGGTGGCCACCCGGCTGGGCGGCACCGGCGACGCGGTCGTGGAGATCTCCGTCGACAACGGCGAAGAGCTCGCCAGGCGCACGTGGAACCCGCGCCTCGGCATCGTCGGCGGACTCTCCATATTGGGCACCACCGGCATCGTGGTGCCCTACTCCTGCTCCGCCTGGATCGACAGCATCCGCCGCGGCATCGACGTGGCTCGGGCGGCCGGACGCGAGCACGTGGCCGGGTGCACGGGCAGCACGTCCGAGCGGGTGGCCGCCGAGCTGTACGGGCTGCCCGAGGACGCGCTGCTGGACATGGGCGACTTCGTCGGCGCGGTGCTCAAGCACCTGCGCCGCCACCCGGTGTCCCGCCTCACGATCGCCGGCGGCATCGGCAAGCTGTCCAAACTGGCCGAGGGGCACCTCGACCTCCACTCTGGACGTTCCCAGGTGGACCTGCGCGCGATGGCCGAGACGGTGCGCGCGGCGGGCGGCGACGGCGAGCTGGTCGCCCGCGTCGCCGCCGCGAACACCGCGCTGGAGGCGCTCGGCCACTGCCAGGCCGCCGGGCTGCCGCTGGGCGACCTGATCGCGGAGCGCGCGCGGCGGACCGCCGTCGGGGTGCTCCGCGAGGCGCCGGTCACGGTCGACGTCCTGGTGATCGACCGCGCCGGCACCGTCGTGGGCCGCGCTCCCGTGTAG
- a CDS encoding cobalt-precorrin-6A reductase, which yields MRTLLILGGTGEARALAARAAGWRVVTSLAGRVRDPALPEGEVRVGGFGGPDGLAAWLVAEGVGAVVDATHPFASRISASAVSAARATGVPLLALHRPGWSERPGDDWRRVPGIAEAAATLPGLGARVMLTTGRQSLAAFAGLPLFFLVRTVDPPSPPLPARHHLLLDRGPYTVDGEAALMREHAIDVLVTKDSGGEMTAAKLTAARERGIPVVMVDRPARAAGVPTVSTVDDAVAWLRGIGAA from the coding sequence GTGCGAACCCTGCTCATCCTCGGCGGCACGGGCGAGGCCCGCGCGCTGGCGGCGCGCGCGGCCGGATGGCGGGTGGTCACGTCGCTCGCCGGGCGGGTACGCGACCCGGCACTCCCCGAGGGTGAGGTGCGGGTGGGCGGCTTCGGCGGGCCGGACGGGCTCGCCGCGTGGCTGGTGGCCGAGGGCGTGGGCGCGGTGGTGGACGCCACGCACCCGTTCGCGAGCCGGATCAGCGCTTCGGCCGTCTCCGCCGCCCGGGCCACGGGCGTGCCGCTGCTCGCGCTGCACCGGCCCGGCTGGAGCGAGCGGCCCGGCGACGACTGGCGGCGCGTGCCCGGCATCGCCGAGGCGGCCGCCACACTGCCCGGCCTCGGCGCGCGGGTCATGCTCACGACCGGCCGCCAGAGCCTCGCCGCCTTCGCCGGACTGCCGCTCTTCTTCCTCGTGCGCACCGTCGACCCGCCGTCGCCCCCGCTGCCGGCGCGGCATCACCTGCTGCTGGACCGCGGGCCGTACACGGTGGACGGCGAAGCGGCACTCATGCGCGAGCACGCGATCGACGTGCTCGTCACGAAGGACAGCGGCGGTGAGATGACGGCGGCGAAGCTGACCGCGGCCCGCGAGCGGGGAATCCCGGTGGTGATGGTGGATCGGCCCGCGCGGGCGGCCGGCGTACCGACGGTGTCCACCGTGGACGATGCCGTCGCGTGGCTCAGGGGTATCGGCGCGGCGTGA
- a CDS encoding precorrin-8X methylmutase, with amino-acid sequence MSDYLTDGAEIYRRSFATIRAEADLSGLPDDVARVAVRMIHSCGMVDLVEDLAWSAGAVAAGRAALRAGAPILCDATMVAAGVTRRRLPADNDVVCTLGDPRVPALAERLGTTRSAAALELWRDRLDGALVAVGNAPTALFRLLELVAEGAGRPAAVLGIPVGFIGAAESKRALAASDLEHLVVHGRRGGSAMTAAAINAIASEEE; translated from the coding sequence ATGAGCGACTACCTGACGGATGGCGCGGAGATCTACCGGCGTTCGTTCGCGACGATCCGCGCGGAGGCCGACCTGTCGGGCCTGCCGGACGACGTGGCGCGGGTGGCCGTCCGGATGATCCACTCGTGCGGGATGGTCGACCTCGTCGAAGACCTCGCCTGGTCGGCGGGGGCGGTCGCGGCCGGCCGGGCGGCGCTGCGGGCCGGCGCGCCGATCCTCTGTGACGCCACGATGGTGGCCGCCGGGGTGACCCGCCGCCGCCTGCCCGCTGACAACGACGTGGTCTGCACGCTCGGCGACCCCCGCGTGCCGGCGCTCGCCGAGCGGCTGGGCACCACCCGCAGCGCGGCGGCCCTGGAGCTGTGGCGCGACCGCCTCGACGGCGCGCTCGTCGCGGTGGGCAACGCGCCGACCGCGCTCTTCCGCCTGCTGGAGCTTGTCGCCGAGGGTGCCGGGAGGCCCGCGGCGGTGCTGGGCATCCCGGTCGGCTTCATCGGGGCGGCGGAGTCCAAGCGCGCGCTCGCGGCCAGCGACCTCGAACACCTTGTGGTGCACGGCCGCCGCGGCGGCAGCGCGATGACGGCGGCGGCCATCAACGCCATCGCCAGCGAGGAGGAGTGA